CGATGTGGCATCGCCATGGATGACAGTAATATTTCTAAATTGTTGTGACAGAGTGTCGCAGATTTCTCTATTTTTTTCGATGATGCGAATTTTATACTTTGAATCATTCAGATATCTTATCAATGCAATGGCCGTTTCATTGCCACCAAATACTGTTATGGAAGATGATTCTGGAAATTCCTGTGGCTTTAGTTGATCGCTGATTTCACTTATGGCTACAGAGGTTCCAATGATGGTTACTATATCGCCCACATGCATATCGGTTTTAGCTGTGGCCACTTCATATTTATCATCGCGGCAGATGCATCCGATCCGTATGCTTGGATCTAGCCTTATTTCTTGCAATGTTTTGCCCACAAACTTTGAGTCTGCGCTGATTTTTATTTGCTGGGCATCAATGGATCCTCGGGCAAAATTTTCCACTACCACTCGGCCAGGATTTATTATTTCCTTAGCAAATTCCAGGGCACATAGGGCATCAGGATTGACAAACATATCTATGCCAAAGTGCAATTGATAGTTCAACTGAGAGTTGTCCACGTAGGTCCTATCGCTGGCACGGCAAATGGTCATACCTGCTCCCAAGGCTTTGGCTATGGAGGCTGATAATAGATTAGATCGATCATCACTGGTCATGGCCATAAAGAAATCGCAATTTTTTATATCTGCATTGGTCAGCGTTTCGGCCGAACAACCGTTGGCACAGATCACCCGAGCATCGAAGCGCTCGTAGATTGCTTTGGATGTGAATGGATTGCTATCTATGACCGTTATTCTGTGACATTGACTAAATATTTCTGCCAAAAATCCACCCACATTGCCAGCACCAACGATTGTGATTTCCATAGATAATTGTTATTTTTTTCTGATAATTTTTTTTTCGGCCATTTCTCCAACAATGCAATCAACGATTAGCATGTTCTCTGGTCGATTATTTATGGATTTTATCTTATCGATTATGTCGGTAATTATGCGTTCCTCTTCGGTTTGTTCTTTTATAAACCAAAGCAACATTTCCTGGCTCTCATAGTCATGTTCTTTTAAGGTCAAGGTATATAGATTATGGATTGATG
This window of the Puniceicoccales bacterium genome carries:
- the trkA gene encoding Trk system potassium transporter TrkA codes for the protein MEITIVGAGNVGGFLAEIFSQCHRITVIDSNPFTSKAIYERFDARVICANGCSAETLTNADIKNCDFFMAMTSDDRSNLLSASIAKALGAGMTICRASDRTYVDNSQLNYQLHFGIDMFVNPDALCALEFAKEIINPGRVVVENFARGSIDAQQIKISADSKFVGKTLQEIRLDPSIRIGCICRDDKYEVATAKTDMHVGDIVTIIGTSVAISEISDQLKPQEFPESSSITVFGGNETAIALIRYLNDSKYKIRIIEKNREICDTLSQQFRNITVIHGDATSEALMREEQVNLSDYFIACTKDDEENIMTSLQACHIGTKNVMLTLNKGDYEKTLMNITKGLGIKKIIYPRVATVNELIKYISTEKCVELSRFPDDSGSFLELKISEKSDYVGKKIHEIPWPPHCIAVALSHKFHTKVPCAEDIIDANDQMIVIVSNESTKDLKKLLLN